Genomic segment of Hymenobacter aquaticus:
GGCCACGGCCGGGTCGGCGGCGGCCAGGGCGCTGAGGCCGGCCAGCGTGGGCGCGTCCACGCCTTCGCCCACCAGCAGGCCCTTGGCTTCGCGCAGCATGAAGATGGCCATGAAAACCAGCAGCAGGCCAATGGCCATCGATGCCACCCCGTCGAGGTAGAGGTTGTGGAGCAGATGCCCGAAAAACACGCCGGCCAGGGCAATGACCAGGCCCACCAGGGCGGCCAGGTCTTCGAGCAGAATGGCGAATACCGCCGGGTCTTTGCTGGCCCGCAGCGCCTGCCAGAAGCCGACGTTGCCCCGGGTTTTCTGAAACTCGCGGAAGGCCAGAAAGCAGGCAGTGCCCTCAAACACCATTGCCAGGCCCAGCACCCAGTAGTTCCAGGTGGGGTCGGTGAGGGGAGCGGGCTCCTTGATATGCTCCCAACCTTTGTAGAGCGACAGGCCGCCGCCCACCGAAAACACCAGCACGGCCACGATAACCGTCCAGAAATACAGCTCCTTGCTGTGGCCGAAGGGATGCTGGGCGTCGGCGGGCCGCTCGCTACGGTGCAGGCCCCACAAAATCAGCAGGCCGTTGCCGCTGTCGACCAACGAGTGGATGCCCTCGGAGAGCATGGCCGATGAGCCGGTGAAGAAGGCCGCCACGAATTTGGAAATAGCAATGGCTACATTGGCGCCAATGGCCCCGTACACTACCAGCTTAGACGAGCTACCTGCCATTATCAGGAATGAGGAAAAAAGGAAGTACCGGTGGTACGCGCCCCGCCGAGCCGGGGTTGGTGCCGCCGGCTGAACATTCTGCTTTTATCCGACTTTTACGCCCCTATGACCTCTACTTCTACCGACTCCACCACCACCGCGCCCCCGCTGCGCCGCCGCCTGGGCCTGGTGCAGGCCACCGCCCTGAACATGATTGACATGGTCGGCATCGGGCCCTTCGTGACGCTGCCGCTGGTCATGGGCTTTATGGGGCCCTACTTCCTGCTGGCCTGGCTGGTGGGCGCGGGCCTGGCCGCCGTCGACGGGCTGATCTGGAGTGAGCTGGGGGCGGCCTACCCCGAGGCGGGCGGCAGCTACAAGTTTCTGAAGCTGGCCTACGGCGAGAAGAAGTGGGGCCGGCTCATGTCGTTTCTCTACGTGTGGCAAACCCTGATTCAGTCGCCGCTGGTGCTGGCCTCGGGGGCCATTGGCTTTGCCCAGTACTTCAGCTACCTGGTGCCCCTGCCCCAGTGGTGGCAGCCCAAGCTGGTGGCCGGCAGCGTGGTGCTGCTGCTCATCGTGCTGCTCTACCGCCGCATCGAAGACATTGGCCGGCTGGGCGTGGCCCTGTGGGTGGGCGTGCTGGGCTTGATGGCCTGGCTGATTTTCGGGGGCGTCACGCACCCCAACCACGAGGTGGCCATTCTGCCCGCGGACGGCTTAAGCAGCCTGCTTTCGTGGCAAGACGGGCACCTGACGGGCCTGCTGGTGTCGGCGGCCATGGGGCAGGCGGCCGTCAAAACCATCTATTCCTACCTCGGCTACTACAACGTGTGCCACCTGGGCGGCGAAATCGTGAATCCCCAGCGGGTGATTCCCCGCAGCATCTTTCTGAGCATTCTGGGCATTGCCGCTCTGTACCTGCTGCTAAACTGGAGCGTGGGCACCGTTATTCCGTGGCAGGAGGTGCAAGCCTGGCAAACCGGGGCCGGCG
This window contains:
- a CDS encoding cation diffusion facilitator family transporter — its product is MAGSSSKLVVYGAIGANVAIAISKFVAAFFTGSSAMLSEGIHSLVDSGNGLLILWGLHRSERPADAQHPFGHSKELYFWTVIVAVLVFSVGGGLSLYKGWEHIKEPAPLTDPTWNYWVLGLAMVFEGTACFLAFREFQKTRGNVGFWQALRASKDPAVFAILLEDLAALVGLVIALAGVFFGHLLHNLYLDGVASMAIGLLLVFMAIFMLREAKGLLVGEGVDAPTLAGLSALAAADPAVAQVRNPLSMYLGPTDAFLALDVEFRRELSVAQVEQAVERLQNAVRAAHPEFRRIFIEAKTLAAHPAPTAPDRA
- a CDS encoding APC family permease; amino-acid sequence: MTSTSTDSTTTAPPLRRRLGLVQATALNMIDMVGIGPFVTLPLVMGFMGPYFLLAWLVGAGLAAVDGLIWSELGAAYPEAGGSYKFLKLAYGEKKWGRLMSFLYVWQTLIQSPLVLASGAIGFAQYFSYLVPLPQWWQPKLVAGSVVLLLIVLLYRRIEDIGRLGVALWVGVLGLMAWLIFGGVTHPNHEVAILPADGLSSLLSWQDGHLTGLLVSAAMGQAAVKTIYSYLGYYNVCHLGGEIVNPQRVIPRSIFLSILGIAALYLLLNWSVGTVIPWQEVQAWQTGAGDKSQFIISVFMERLYGPVAANAATGLVLLVAFASLFAVLLGYSRIPYAAAADGEFLPVFAKTHPTKHFPHVSLLLLGGVGFVFSLLFKLGEVISAILAMRILVQFVGQAVGLMLLRRRRGTASLPFKMPLYPLPVVVAIVVWLAVFGGIAPAEVAWGGLHFKLYFQLAALGMMTLGAGVFLLWSRRLKRWPFERV